A window from Planctomycetota bacterium encodes these proteins:
- a CDS encoding helicase-related protein, whose product GRTSTGKPTTPFRDAPGRLLRSGTVGQLERNLPSGDRSIFGHYPYTVVSIDYAKSDSHKANFLQHGPDFVIVDEAHGAARPAGQSSGQQQRHQLLCELAKKPERNIILLTATPHSGVEESFLSLLGLLNPSFGSLDLQKLREADRDALARHFVQRRRADIKNWLGEDNPFPQRDPSEATYELSAKCRDLFRRVYSFSAAMVRSADTLSGARRRIRYWSALALLRCVMSSPAAAQAAILNRVRGGAEDIPDEQAADDACTPFIYEPADQETEDAQPAHVVEQGEAGMSDSERSRLREFARLADEIQGTDDDHKVVECTRLVAGLLRGGYHPIIWCRYIATSDYVADQLARRLQRDFPDLRVVSITGALADDERRLKVAELGQHPRRILVATDCLSEGINLQEHFTAVMHYDLPWNPNRLEQREGRVDRFGQTAKTVKAILFYGRDNIIDGAVLEVLLRKAQEIHRTLGISVPVPMDSETVMEAVLKHLFFRSTSPDQKLLFQDPIVQDMHRQWDRSADREKESRTRFAQRAIKPDEVQRELEETDSVLGDPDAVERFVRNACQRLGAAVQQAKNGQWTISGLAHLPDLVKETASDAPENWRVTFKSPPPEGATYLGRNHPFVAALAQFLMEDALTQHGAARATRCGVIKSRAVDRRTVLLLLRLRFLIEEPDKPDNPMLAEEVYVCGYRGSPPNRLDWLGDAETLKLLAEARPDVNTPPQERSEVLSELLAAWDGLQGPLEPVVAARAKRLDEAHRRVRASAGLARRGLRIAPQLPPDLLGMLVILPIPKGVAR is encoded by the coding sequence CAGGCCGGACTTCCACCGGCAAGCCAACGACACCTTTCCGCGACGCCCCCGGACGCTTACTCCGCTCCGGCACGGTCGGCCAGTTGGAGCGCAACCTGCCGTCGGGCGACCGCAGTATCTTCGGCCATTACCCCTACACGGTCGTCAGCATTGACTACGCCAAGTCCGACAGCCACAAGGCCAATTTCCTCCAGCACGGTCCCGACTTCGTGATCGTGGACGAGGCCCACGGCGCCGCCCGCCCTGCCGGCCAGTCCAGCGGCCAGCAGCAGCGCCACCAGCTTCTCTGCGAACTCGCCAAGAAGCCGGAGCGGAACATCATCCTGCTCACCGCCACGCCGCACAGCGGCGTCGAAGAATCCTTCCTTTCGCTCCTCGGCCTTCTCAACCCGAGCTTCGGCTCGCTTGACCTCCAGAAGTTGCGGGAAGCAGACCGCGATGCTCTTGCCCGCCACTTCGTTCAGCGCCGGCGGGCCGACATCAAGAACTGGCTCGGCGAGGACAACCCTTTCCCTCAACGCGACCCGAGTGAGGCCACATACGAGCTTTCCGCCAAGTGCAGGGACCTCTTCCGGCGCGTCTACTCGTTCAGCGCAGCGATGGTGAGGTCCGCCGACACCCTCAGCGGCGCGCGCCGCCGCATCCGCTATTGGTCGGCTCTGGCCCTCCTCCGCTGCGTCATGTCCAGCCCGGCCGCCGCACAGGCCGCCATCCTGAACCGAGTGAGGGGCGGAGCCGAGGACATCCCCGACGAGCAGGCAGCCGACGACGCCTGCACGCCCTTCATCTACGAACCCGCTGACCAGGAGACGGAGGACGCCCAACCCGCCCACGTCGTCGAGCAGGGTGAAGCCGGCATGTCCGACTCCGAGCGGAGCCGGCTCCGGGAGTTCGCCCGGCTCGCCGACGAAATCCAGGGCACCGACGATGACCACAAGGTCGTCGAGTGCACGCGCCTTGTCGCCGGCCTCCTCCGTGGGGGCTACCATCCCATCATCTGGTGCCGCTACATCGCCACCAGCGACTATGTGGCTGACCAGCTCGCCCGCCGGCTCCAGCGCGACTTCCCCGATCTGCGCGTTGTGTCCATCACGGGGGCGTTAGCGGACGACGAGCGCCGCCTCAAGGTCGCCGAACTCGGCCAGCACCCCCGCCGCATCCTCGTCGCCACCGACTGCCTCTCGGAGGGCATCAACCTCCAGGAGCACTTCACGGCCGTCATGCACTACGACCTCCCGTGGAACCCCAACCGCCTGGAGCAGCGCGAGGGCCGTGTGGACCGCTTCGGCCAGACCGCCAAGACGGTCAAGGCCATCCTCTTCTACGGCCGCGACAACATCATAGACGGCGCGGTTCTCGAAGTCCTTCTCCGCAAGGCCCAGGAAATCCATCGCACCCTTGGCATCTCCGTCCCCGTCCCGATGGACAGCGAGACGGTCATGGAAGCCGTCCTCAAGCATCTCTTCTTCCGCTCCACGTCCCCCGACCAGAAACTCCTCTTCCAAGACCCCATTGTCCAGGACATGCACCGCCAGTGGGACCGCTCCGCCGACCGCGAGAAGGAGAGCCGCACCCGCTTCGCCCAGCGCGCCATCAAGCCCGATGAGGTCCAGCGCGAGCTAGAGGAAACCGACTCCGTCCTCGGCGACCCCGATGCCGTCGAGCGGTTCGTCCGCAATGCCTGTCAGCGACTCGGAGCCGCGGTCCAACAGGCCAAGAATGGGCAGTGGACCATCAGTGGCCTCGCCCACCTGCCCGATTTGGTGAAGGAAACCGCCTCCGACGCGCCCGAGAACTGGCGCGTGACGTTCAAGTCGCCGCCGCCCGAAGGGGCCACGTACCTGGGCCGCAACCATCCCTTCGTTGCTGCCCTTGCCCAGTTCCTCATGGAGGACGCCCTGACCCAGCACGGCGCCGCCCGCGCCACCCGGTGCGGCGTGATCAAGTCCCGTGCCGTGGACCGTCGCACCGTCCTCCTCTTGCTGCGCCTCCGTTTCCTCATCGAAGAGCCGGACAAGCCCGACAACCCCATGCTCGCCGAGGAGGTCTACGTCTGCGGCTACCGCGGCTCCCCGCCCAACCGCCTGGACTGGCTGGGCGATGCCGAGACGCTCAAACTCCTCGCCGAGGCCCGCCCCGACGTCAACACGCCGCCGCAGGAACGCTCCGAAGTCCTCTCCGAACTGCTCGCAGCCTGGGACGGCCTTCAGGGGCCTCTTGAGCCCGTCGTCGCTGCCCGCGCCAAGCGGCTCGACGAGGCCCATCGCCGCGTCCGTGCCTCTGCGGGTCTGGCTCGTCGCGGACTCCGCATCGCCCCGCAGCTTCCCCCCGACCTCCTGGGCATGCTGGTCATCCTGCCCATCCCGAAGGGGGTGGCGCGATGA
- a CDS encoding four helix bundle protein, with translation MRIQSYRDLDVWQRGMGIAKQAYQLTKRFPREELYGVTSQVRRAASSIPANTAEGWGRHYPAEFIQFLRKANGSRTGLETHLLLSAEVGLCTQEQVEPLLTETEILGKQLLSLERSLGRRTAK, from the coding sequence ATGCGCATTCAGTCGTATCGGGATCTCGATGTCTGGCAGCGGGGCATGGGGATCGCCAAGCAGGCGTACCAACTGACGAAGCGCTTTCCCCGGGAGGAGCTGTACGGCGTGACCTCGCAAGTCCGTCGGGCGGCCAGCTCGATCCCGGCCAACACGGCGGAGGGGTGGGGGCGGCACTACCCGGCCGAGTTCATCCAGTTCCTGAGGAAGGCCAATGGCAGCCGGACAGGACTGGAGACCCATCTGCTCCTCTCCGCGGAAGTGGGCCTGTGCACCCAGGAGCAAGTCGAGCCACTGCTGACCGAGACCGAGATCCTCGGCAAGCAGCTCCTCAGCCTCGAGCGAAGCCTGGGACGTCGGACCGCGAAATGA